One stretch of Akkermansia sp. RCC_12PD DNA includes these proteins:
- a CDS encoding DUF3592 domain-containing protein: protein MLLVFGKLHIVLDHFKIIVDQYVLGIRMTSQQIPLSGDTRIILESGPFGSNAHIFKNNGKVQAFPMAPVVYSIKIQEAGRSDVILSSGNYSLVLKLFRQISGLYPELTAEIDTSSEKRLLDEYRKRINSIKKRSALALSLLCFFGTILTGLPLSLEYMNYKYSRNWVEIQGRVEEMQKAENKDGFRVAYSWKGKKRYTSPYEKSFLSDQHEENATEGNLVRLYVNPEDPEQYTFGSSILSSMIGLIICFCLLLLFSLLLFCAFLKLRKTNLEHKVFKMNTLLYYFQKPSKTIAFPETEIPASFERRHIQACSTRTS from the coding sequence TTGCTGCTTGTTTTTGGTAAATTACACATTGTTTTAGATCATTTTAAAATTATTGTTGACCAATATGTGCTGGGAATACGCATGACATCACAGCAGATTCCTTTAAGCGGCGATACCCGTATTATTCTGGAAAGCGGTCCTTTCGGTTCAAATGCCCATATCTTTAAAAACAATGGTAAGGTTCAGGCATTCCCGATGGCTCCAGTCGTATACAGTATCAAAATTCAAGAGGCAGGCAGATCAGACGTTATTCTTTCATCAGGTAATTATTCACTGGTATTAAAATTATTCCGCCAGATCTCCGGCCTATATCCAGAATTAACGGCTGAAATTGATACGAGCAGTGAAAAAAGATTACTTGATGAATACAGAAAGCGGATAAATTCCATAAAAAAACGGTCCGCATTGGCGCTTTCTCTTTTATGTTTTTTTGGCACAATATTAACGGGTCTTCCTTTGTCCCTGGAATACATGAATTATAAATATTCCAGGAACTGGGTTGAAATCCAGGGGAGAGTGGAGGAAATGCAGAAAGCTGAAAACAAGGATGGATTCCGCGTAGCATATTCTTGGAAAGGGAAAAAACGGTACACATCCCCGTATGAAAAAAGTTTCCTGTCGGACCAACATGAAGAAAATGCTACGGAAGGAAATCTGGTCCGTCTCTATGTTAATCCCGAGGACCCGGAGCAATACACTTTTGGCAGTTCCATATTGTCAAGTATGATAGGGCTCATTATTTGTTTTTGCTTATTACTACTATTTTCCCTATTACTATTCTGTGCGTTTTTGAAGCTTAGAAAAACAAATCTTGAACATAAAGTATTTAAAATGAATACTTTGTTGTACTATTTCCAGAAACCTTCCAAAACGATTGCTTTTCCGGAAACTGAAATACCCGCCTCCTTTGAACGGCGGCATATTCAAGCATGTAGTACCAGAACATCTTGA
- a CDS encoding RHS repeat-associated core domain-containing protein, translating into MESCTQEEYDALGCSNGYRLMLGTRTVQHSHLDYGHQGGIIGMNLEGIASPFTWQYDPTSGFLHSLTYPNGMVRQNTYHPALNLVTAIGYRKGADGELAAGHEYDYNALMRPTQRRDSWDAATPATIRGFTYNSRSELLEDRISWGGRFASCYDNIGNRKTARELEEDISYESNRLNQYTDIAEGVEDFNPVYDADGNQTRIKTSTCVWEVSYDANDRPVVFTSQDGRTTITCGYDYRGRRLEKKATVNGAVSGHSRFLYRGYLQVAQLDLMHPEPLLVKSYLWDPTEPTATRVLMMTCRKDNISQQEEHLYFIHDALKNVTSILDGQQKQKARYEYAPFGGLLTAEGDMARENKFRFSCEFSDDELELVYYNYRHLNPADGRWINPDPIQEQGGGIYTVLFQTNCSLQTFLDVPSTWLPV; encoded by the coding sequence GTGGAAAGCTGCACCCAGGAAGAATACGATGCCTTGGGGTGTTCCAACGGATACCGCCTGATGCTCGGCACACGCACGGTGCAGCACTCCCATCTTGACTACGGCCATCAGGGAGGCATTATTGGGATGAATCTGGAAGGCATCGCTTCTCCCTTTACATGGCAGTACGATCCAACCAGCGGCTTCCTCCACTCTCTCACCTACCCCAACGGCATGGTCCGCCAAAACACCTACCATCCTGCCCTCAACCTCGTAACCGCTATTGGTTACAGGAAGGGAGCGGACGGCGAATTGGCGGCCGGCCACGAATACGACTACAACGCGCTGATGCGTCCCACTCAACGACGGGACTCATGGGATGCTGCCACTCCCGCGACGATAAGAGGTTTTACCTATAACAGCCGCAGTGAACTGCTGGAAGATCGCATCAGCTGGGGAGGAAGGTTTGCGTCCTGCTATGACAACATCGGCAATCGCAAGACCGCCCGGGAATTGGAGGAAGACATCTCCTACGAATCCAACCGGCTCAACCAGTACACGGATATTGCCGAAGGGGTAGAAGATTTTAACCCCGTCTACGATGCCGACGGCAACCAGACCAGGATCAAGACTTCAACGTGTGTCTGGGAGGTATCCTACGACGCCAACGACCGCCCCGTCGTCTTCACCAGCCAGGATGGCAGAACAACCATCACCTGCGGTTACGACTACCGGGGAAGGCGCCTTGAGAAGAAGGCCACGGTCAATGGGGCAGTATCCGGCCACTCCCGGTTCCTGTACCGAGGCTATTTGCAGGTAGCCCAACTGGATTTGATGCATCCCGAACCCTTGCTGGTGAAGAGCTATTTGTGGGATCCGACAGAGCCCACGGCCACGCGCGTCCTGATGATGACATGCAGGAAAGACAACATTTCACAGCAGGAAGAGCATCTCTACTTCATCCACGATGCCTTGAAGAATGTCACTTCCATCCTTGACGGCCAGCAGAAACAAAAAGCCCGCTACGAATATGCACCTTTCGGAGGCCTGCTCACCGCTGAAGGGGACATGGCCCGGGAGAACAAGTTCAGGTTTTCCTGCGAGTTCTCGGATGACGAACTGGAACTTGTCTACTACAATTACCGCCATCTCAATCCCGCAGACGGCAGATGGATTAACCCCGATCCTATCCAGGAACAAGGAGGTGGAATTTATACGGTTTTGTTTCAAACAAATTGTTCATTACAGACCTTCTTGGATGTGCCATCTACGTGGTTGCCTGTCTAG
- a CDS encoding ankyrin repeat domain-containing protein gives MKTNIIFPSVILALNLLGSCTFISQKKEETKNSYIPPYYLHYNTPAYIVGKDMIRNSLKSYWDLSSNTTPQPNLNPYDKKWNGSETALMLAAAIGDIDTMKKLLEFKADINVASNEMKLPSMTFPYKETALHYAARTGQIGAYNFLIKQGANQNLKNTDGKTAQQLLENEVKNN, from the coding sequence ATGAAAACTAATATTATATTTCCTTCGGTTATTTTGGCATTAAATTTATTAGGGTCCTGTACATTCATATCCCAAAAAAAAGAAGAAACAAAAAACTCCTATATTCCTCCTTACTACCTACATTACAATACTCCTGCCTACATTGTAGGAAAAGATATGATTAGAAATTCATTAAAATCATACTGGGATTTGTCATCAAATACGACTCCACAACCAAATCTTAATCCATATGATAAAAAATGGAATGGAAGCGAAACAGCTCTTATGCTGGCGGCAGCTATCGGGGATATTGATACCATGAAGAAATTACTCGAATTTAAGGCTGATATTAATGTAGCTTCAAATGAAATGAAGCTCCCCTCTATGACCTTTCCCTACAAAGAAACTGCCTTACATTATGCTGCTCGTACAGGACAAATAGGTGCCTACAATTTTCTAATTAAACAAGGAGCTAACCAGAATTTGAAAAATACTGATGGAAAAACAGCCCAGCAATTACTGGAGAATGAAGTAAAAAATAATTAA
- a CDS encoding glycosyltransferase, with the protein MSTSLKKIYVNGFPSLYGGAGTELHHQILVWKHMDIDVHIIPTNDGFQNEALYLEMLGLGVHIHAPNDWSVLEEGDAIIGFCNGEYLENLPAIRQKTRRTIFVNCMTWLFNKEKELMKQGLIAMFLYQNEEVRQKNMPLLKRCNDDPSIAFMTFKPYFHNDSFPFIAERSGEYFGCGRISRQDADKFAANTLHIYEYFVSPLFKRGLFLGFDQRSREKIGEPYGWIRTARDQREVSQQDFYKHCEIVLQPTDTTENWPRVGFEAMASGSVLVVDNRGGWRQMVEHGKTGWLCDHERDFIYYASKMAYEPNLRRDMAEAARERGLELGGLESSVSSWEEIFEAVEQLPA; encoded by the coding sequence ATGAGCACCTCCTTAAAGAAAATCTATGTCAACGGCTTCCCCAGCCTCTACGGCGGAGCCGGAACTGAACTCCACCACCAGATACTGGTCTGGAAACACATGGACATTGACGTCCACATCATCCCCACCAACGACGGCTTCCAAAACGAAGCCCTCTACCTGGAAATGCTGGGGCTGGGCGTTCATATCCACGCTCCCAACGACTGGTCCGTCCTGGAAGAAGGGGATGCCATCATCGGATTCTGCAACGGCGAATACCTGGAAAACCTCCCCGCCATCCGCCAAAAAACCAGGCGCACCATCTTCGTCAACTGCATGACCTGGCTCTTCAACAAGGAAAAGGAACTCATGAAGCAGGGGCTCATTGCCATGTTCCTTTACCAAAACGAAGAAGTCCGCCAGAAAAACATGCCCCTGCTCAAGCGCTGCAACGACGACCCCTCCATTGCGTTCATGACCTTCAAGCCCTACTTCCACAACGACTCCTTCCCCTTCATCGCCGAGAGAAGCGGGGAATACTTCGGCTGCGGGCGCATCTCCCGGCAGGACGCGGACAAATTCGCCGCCAACACGCTCCACATCTACGAATACTTCGTCTCCCCCCTCTTCAAGCGTGGCCTGTTTTTGGGCTTCGACCAGAGGAGCCGGGAGAAAATCGGAGAACCCTACGGGTGGATACGCACGGCGCGCGACCAGAGGGAGGTGAGCCAGCAGGACTTCTACAAGCACTGTGAAATAGTGCTTCAGCCCACGGACACGACGGAAAACTGGCCGAGAGTGGGCTTTGAGGCGATGGCCAGCGGCAGCGTGCTGGTGGTGGACAACCGCGGAGGTTGGCGCCAGATGGTGGAGCACGGCAAAACCGGATGGCTGTGCGACCATGAAAGGGACTTCATCTACTACGCCAGCAAGATGGCCTACGAACCGAACCTGAGGAGGGACATGGCGGAGGCGGCTCGTGAGCGGGGATTGGAACTTGGAGGGCTGGAATCGTCGGTATCCAGCTGGGAGGAAATCTTTGAAGCGGTGGAACAGCTTCCTGCCTAG
- a CDS encoding alpha-1,2-fucosyltransferase — MKKQVKILVGICSCQRMKEKRDAVRETWLEHPADGIECVFFVGGKEGLEEERGDTVVLDTADGYDELPGKVKSFFRYALENYDFEWLFKCDDDTYVDLERLESVVDDEYDLIGDALVSMRNSPSGGAGYFLKRGMVEKLVEAPGFADCGAEDVIVGELVGKLEGRLKSTGRLYMSNVHYPDAGNDMVTAHWCTPAIMNALYTFNHRVPSVVCDVTHLHWKGEMLFYANGVFRRRDTSCYGWWSIGHKGELTLKWQMWPMEQLLLEGDAYIGSEMEIHQRPGMPSLYRLWSESKLSASSAEIMDQSPLQYIHLGCGNRRLNGWLNLDSPNYDITRPLPWKDDSVDAFYLEYGIDKVTPVEACHFFAEAFRCLKPGGFLRLSFRDIRLMHGVISPAFKQYMKKRFREKPVPEHDLCMLMEAYQHQSLWNTDFLSYLLKEFGFYVSQHAPGESRYLHLQCLERRIDRDEHPFDLLGAVCLDAGKPKKSSSRRFLSLSSDSEKISPEYVTTQFLPNSRTGRHLFQIAATYAHALRTDVGCRIPWRHDLNTWNLMSYLGSACSPCPDGGYSDPVTYREPGFSYRPIPDTVRRGALSGYFQSERYFEDFAEEIRSLFQSLIAPVQEGTAGVHLRIGDYLQRADMYHTPDGAFLNEAFKRLSDNIRTLVVFSDSPELARKLVESVPKAKRFEIVMDEHETLDALRELTAMQELVLSCSSFSWWGAWLGSQQRVFIQKQWFTGNIEDEQDIFCPSWIKL, encoded by the coding sequence ATGAAAAAGCAAGTGAAGATACTGGTAGGAATCTGCTCGTGCCAGCGGATGAAGGAAAAGAGGGATGCGGTGAGGGAGACGTGGCTGGAGCATCCGGCGGATGGGATAGAATGCGTGTTCTTTGTGGGAGGAAAGGAAGGACTGGAAGAGGAAAGGGGGGATACGGTGGTGCTGGACACAGCGGATGGCTACGACGAGCTACCGGGGAAGGTGAAGTCTTTCTTTCGGTATGCGCTGGAGAACTACGACTTTGAGTGGCTGTTCAAGTGTGATGACGATACGTATGTGGACTTGGAACGTTTGGAATCCGTGGTGGATGATGAGTACGACTTGATCGGGGATGCGCTGGTGTCCATGCGCAACTCTCCGAGTGGGGGAGCGGGTTATTTTCTGAAAAGGGGCATGGTGGAGAAGCTTGTGGAGGCGCCCGGCTTTGCGGATTGCGGGGCGGAGGATGTGATCGTGGGTGAACTGGTAGGGAAACTTGAAGGGAGGCTGAAGTCGACAGGCCGTCTTTACATGAGCAATGTCCATTACCCGGATGCCGGGAATGACATGGTAACGGCGCACTGGTGCACGCCTGCCATTATGAATGCCCTGTATACTTTCAACCACAGGGTTCCTTCAGTTGTCTGCGACGTGACTCATCTCCACTGGAAGGGTGAAATGCTGTTTTATGCCAACGGAGTGTTCCGGCGCCGTGACACGTCCTGCTATGGGTGGTGGAGTATTGGGCATAAAGGGGAGTTAACGTTGAAATGGCAAATGTGGCCGATGGAACAGCTTCTTTTAGAAGGAGATGCCTATATTGGGTCGGAAATGGAGATTCACCAGCGCCCCGGCATGCCTTCCCTGTACCGATTGTGGTCTGAAAGCAAACTCTCTGCCAGCAGCGCCGAGATCATGGATCAATCTCCTCTGCAGTATATTCATTTGGGGTGCGGTAACCGGAGATTGAATGGCTGGTTGAATTTGGACTCCCCCAACTATGACATTACCCGTCCGCTTCCGTGGAAAGATGACTCGGTAGATGCATTCTATCTGGAATATGGGATTGACAAAGTTACGCCCGTGGAGGCCTGCCATTTTTTTGCAGAGGCATTCCGCTGTTTAAAACCGGGAGGCTTTTTGCGTCTGAGTTTCCGTGATATTCGTTTGATGCACGGAGTGATATCTCCCGCTTTCAAGCAATACATGAAGAAACGGTTTCGGGAAAAGCCGGTTCCGGAACATGACTTGTGCATGCTTATGGAAGCCTACCAGCATCAGTCCCTGTGGAATACCGATTTTTTAAGCTATCTGTTGAAGGAATTCGGATTTTACGTTTCACAGCATGCGCCGGGGGAATCCCGGTATTTGCATCTTCAATGTCTTGAAAGACGCATCGACCGGGACGAACATCCTTTTGATCTGCTGGGCGCCGTTTGTCTGGATGCGGGAAAACCGAAGAAGAGCAGCTCCAGGAGGTTTCTTTCTTTGTCTTCTGACTCAGAAAAGATTTCTCCTGAATACGTGACTACTCAATTCCTTCCAAACTCACGTACAGGCCGGCATTTGTTCCAGATAGCCGCAACTTATGCCCATGCGCTTAGGACGGACGTTGGATGCCGCATTCCCTGGAGGCACGATTTGAACACCTGGAACCTGATGTCTTACTTGGGAAGTGCGTGTTCTCCATGCCCGGATGGCGGCTATTCCGATCCTGTAACATACCGGGAACCCGGATTTTCTTACAGGCCCATTCCGGATACGGTCCGTCGTGGCGCGTTGAGCGGCTACTTTCAGAGTGAACGGTATTTTGAGGATTTTGCTGAAGAAATACGTTCCCTGTTCCAGTCTCTCATAGCGCCCGTGCAGGAAGGAACTGCCGGCGTTCATCTGAGGATAGGAGATTACCTTCAGAGAGCGGATATGTATCACACGCCGGATGGCGCCTTCCTTAATGAGGCGTTTAAAAGACTTTCCGACAATATCAGAACACTGGTTGTTTTCTCCGACTCTCCTGAACTGGCCCGGAAGCTGGTGGAAAGTGTCCCGAAAGCCAAGCGTTTTGAAATAGTCATGGATGAACATGAAACACTGGATGCCCTCCGGGAATTAACGGCCATGCAGGAACTTGTCCTCTCTTGCTCCTCCTTTTCCTGGTGGGGGGCGTGGCTGGGCTCCCAGCAACGGGTTTTCATTCAAAAACAGTGGTTTACCGGAAATATTGAAGATGAACAGGATATTTTCTGCCCTTCCTGGATTAAACTTTAA